GGCTGGTCGCCGCCGGCGGCTGTGCCAGGCGCAGGAAGCCCTGCACCTCACGCTGCAGGAACTCGGTGACGAATCCCGCACGCGCGGCCACCGGTAGCTCCTGGAGCTGCCGGAGCAACTCGCTGTCGCCGCCACCGGCCGAATCACCGCTGGGCAGCACCTGATCCAGCAGCGGCGGACGGATACCGCCGAGCATCTTCGCGGTCCGCTGCCAGTTCGCCTTGAGCACCGTGGACTGCCCGACGCCGTGCCGGATCGCCTCACCGAGGGCGGCCAACGCGGCCGATGGCTCAAGCGGCATCATGCCCTGCGCGCTCAAGTTGGCCACCGCGGCCTGTGAACTGGCCATACCGCCATGGCCCCAGGGGCCGAAGTTCACCGCGGTGGCCGGCAACCCGGCTGCCCGGCGCTGCGCGACGAGCCCGTCGAGCAGCGCGTTGGCGGTCGCGTAGTTCGACTGTGACGGTGAGCCGAGCACTGCCGAGGCCGAGGAGTACAGGATGAAGAAGTCCAGATCCTCGCCCGCGGTCAACCGGTGCAGGTGGTGGGCGCCGTACGCCTTGGGGCCCAGGGTCTTCCGGAATCGGTCCAGGTTCTGGTCCGGCAGCAGAGCGTCATCGAGCACGCCGGCCAGATGAGCGACGCCGGCCAGTGGCGGCAGCTCCCGCCGGATGCGCTCCAGGACCCCGGCCACCTCTGCTTCGTCGCCGATATCGGCCGAGAAGACGTGCACCCGGCAGTGGTAGCGCTCGGTGATGGCATCGATCGCCTGCTGGGTCTCCGCATCAGGGCTGCGGCGACTGGTCAGCACGATATCGCCTGCGCCGAGCTGTGCGAGATAGCCGGCCGTGTGCAGACCGAGCGCACCGAGGCCGCCGGTCACCAGGTAGGTCCGGTCACCCTGCGGCTGCAGCGGTTTGGGCATCTGGATGACGATCTTGCCGATATGACGCGCCTGTTGCATGCGGCGGAAGGCGGTCCTGGCCTCGGTCAGCGGGTAGACCTCGGCGGGCACCGGCGTCCACACGCCATCGGCCAGACCGTCGGACACCTCGGACATCAGACGCTGGATGTGGTCGGGATCGCTCATCATCGTGACGTCCAACGCGATGATCTCGTAGTCGATATCCGGACGTACCGCGGCCATCTGGGCGGGGGTCCAGATATCGCGCTTGGCGATCTCGGCGAAACGCCCGCCCAATGCCGTCGCCCGGACCGTCGCCTCGATGAAGCCGTCGTTGGTCAGGCTGTTGAGCACCACATCCACGCCGGCGCCATCGGTGTCGGCCAGGATCTGGTCGGCGAAATCGACGGTGCGCGAGTCGTACACGTACTCGACGCCCATGGCCCGCAGCGTCGCCCGCTTGTAGGTGCTCGCGGTGGCGAACACCGTCGCACCGTGCTGGCGGGCCATCTGCACTGCCGCCAGGCCCACGCCACCGCTGGCGGCGTGGATGAGCACCTTGTCGCCCGGTTTGATCTGAGCCCAGTCGAAGGCCAGCCGCACCGTCAGCGCCGCCGCGGGAATGGTCGCGGCGTCGACCGAGCTGATGCCGTCGGGCACGGTCGCCAGGAGCTGCGCAGGCACGTTGAGCCGGCTGGCGAACGCTCCCTGCATCGAGCCGAACACCCGTTGCCCGACCTCGAATTCGGTGACGTCCTCGCCCACCTCGGTGATCACACCGCACAGGTCGCCACCGATCGGCCCCGGATCTCCCGGGTACAGGCCGAGCACGTTGAGCACGTCACGGAAGTTCAGCCCGGCCGCCTCGATCCGGACCTGCACCTCGTGGGGCTCGGGTGCCGTCACGTCCTTCTCGGTCAGGCGCAGGTTGTCGATGGCGCCGCGTTCGGTCGGTGCGAGCACGAAGTCCTCCGACCGCGGCATCGGCAGGTAACCGTTGCGCGCCCAGTGCAGCAGCCGTGGCACCAGGAAGCGGCCCTGACGCACGGCCATCTCCGGCTCGGTGACCGGCGTTCCGAGCGCCGCGGGCAACCAGCTGTCCGCCGAGACGTCCCCGTCGATCATCCGGACCCGCAGCATCGGCTGTTCGGCGATCAACGTACGCCCGAATCCCCACAGTGCGGATTGCACCGGATCGACCGGCTCACCGGGTTCGGTGGCCACCGCGCCGTCGGTGAGGATCCACACACCGCCCGCCAGGGTGCTGGTCTGCTCGGCCAGCGCAGTCTGGGTGGCAGCGAGCAGCGCACTCACCTCGGCCTCGAGCCGGACGGCCAGCTCTGCGGTCGTCTCGTCGGATTGCGCCGAAGTCTTGCTGCGCCAGACGATTCCGGCGACGCCGGCCCCATGCTCGGTGGCCGCGCCGAAGGCCTGCTGCCAGGCCTGCGGATCGGTGGGCGTATCGATGGTGACCGCACCGGGCCGGTGGGCCGCGAGCTCGTCGAATCCGGCGATCAGCCAGGTCCCCGCGCTGTCTTCGGTGGCCGATTCCGGCGCCGCGCCCTCGTGCCAGCCGAGGGTGTAGAGCAACCTGGTCGAGTCACCACCGAGGCCACGCAGCAAGGCTTCGCGCGGTGCGCGCTTGACCGTGAACTCGCGGATACCACCCAGGACGCGGCCGTCGCGGTCGACGAAATCCAGGTCGAAGACCAATGTTTCGCTGTTGAGCGGACCTTCATGCCAACGGGCCCGGCAGTAGAACCGGTTCGGCATCTTGGCCGCCAGCTGTACCTGCCCGTATCGCAGCGGCAGGAACAGATCGTGGATGCCCTGTTCGGCGGCCAGTACGGCCGGGAACGCCGGGAACGCGACACCCGTGCACAGATCGAGCAACACAGGGTGGATCGGTTCGCTGCCGAGATGCTCGGCGAGCTCGTCGCCGACGGACACATCGCCGATGGCTTCACCGTCACCCACCCACAGCGAGCGCAGCGAGCTGGACCACGTCGGGCCCCAGGCCAGTTCGAGATCGTTGAAGATGTCGAACAATTCTTGCGGGCGTGTCCGGTTCATGTGCTCGACGGCCTCGTCGGGCGCGGCGGTCGACTCGTCCGGCTGGTCGATGTCGACACCGGAGGTCAACGTGCCGTCGGCGTTGAGCGACCATTCGGCTTCGCGCACCCCGTACGGCCGGGAGTGCACCTGGAACTTCCAGCCGTCCTCGACGGTGCGCAGGGTCAGCTGCACCTCACGGGCCGCCTTGTCCGGCAGGATGATCGGCTCGTAGAAGTAGACATCGCTCACCCGCGCCGGCGCGCCGGCGGCCGCCAGGGCCATCGACGCGTAGGTGGCGCCGGGAACCACGACGGTCCCGTAGATGACGTGATGGGCCAACCACGGCTGCGTCTTCACCGAGAACACATTGCTGTAGACGGTGTCCCCGGACGCCAGATCCTTGGGGCTGCCGAGGATCCCCGAGGCGGCGGTGCCGCCGGAACTCAGGATCGCCGACGCCTTGGGCCAGTAGCGGCGCCGCTGGAACGGGTAGGTCGGCAGCTCGAGTCGGTGTGCCGGACTGTGGAATCGGGCCGAGAAGTCCGGACGGTGGCCGCTGATGTAGGCGGTGGCCAGCGCATCGGCGACCTGACGCTGCGCGTTGGCCCCCTTGCGCAGCGACACGATGGTCCGCGGCGTGGCCGCCGACTCAGGCCAGGACTGCAGGGCGGCCGCGGTCAGGATCGGCTGTGGCCCGATCTCCATGAGCACCGTGCAGCCCAACGCGGCCACCGTGCGCACACTCTCGGTGAACTGCACCGGCTGGCGGGAATGCCGGCGCCAGTACAGCGCGTCGATCGGGGTCTCGGCGCTGAGCACCGCACCGGTCCGGTTGCACACCAACGGCCGAGACGGCACCGCATACTCGAACTGCGCTGCGAACGACTCGAACTCGTCGAGGACCGGGTCCAGCAACTCGGAGTGGAACGCGTGGCTGGTCTCCAACCAGGTGCAGCGCGCGCCCTCCTGACTGCAATTGGTGACGATCTGCTCCAGATCCTCGCCAGGACCCGACAGCACCGTGTTGCGGCCGTTGTAGGCCCCGACCGACACCCGCGGGAATGCTTCGGCGGCGCGTTCGACGTACTGCGGATCGGCGAACACCGCCACCATCCGGCCGCCTGCGGGCAGGCTGCCGAAAAGTCGCCCGCGCTCGGCGATCAGCCGCGCACCGTCTTCGAGGCTGAACACCCCGGCGACACAGGCCGCCGCGTACTGACCGACGCTGTGCCCGAGCACCACGTCCGGTTCGATACCCCAAGACTGCCACAGCCGGGCCAGCCCCATTTCGACGGCGAAGATCGCCGGCTGTGCGAACGAGGTGTGCTTGAGCGTCTCGGCCGCCTCGCGGCCCGATCCGAACAGCACCTCGAGCAGCGGTTGCGGCAGGATCCCGTCGACGGCCTGCGCGCAACTGCGCACGGTTTCGGCGAAAACCGGTTCGGTGTCGAAGAGTTCGCGCGCCATGCCGGGGTACTGGCTGCCCTGGCCCGGGAAGAACCAGGCGGTGGTCGGGGGATCGGCGCACTCACCGCGCACCACTCCCGGTCGCAGCCGGTTGGCCACCAGATCTTCCAGCAGCATCTTGGCCTCGGCGGTGGAACTGGCCACCACCGCCGCGCGATGCTCGAAGTGCGACCGTCCCGCGCCCGCGGTGAAGGCCACATCGGTGAGTTCGGCATCGGGGTTGGCGGCCAGCCAGCCCCCGTACCGCTGTGCCAACGCGGTCAATCCCGCCGCCGACCGGGCCGACAACGGCAGAACGCACAGTGCCTCTCTGGCCGTGGCCTCGGGCTCGTCAGTCGGTTCGGCGGGCAGTGCGGCCGGCGCCTCTTCGAGCAGGACGTGGGCGTTGGTGCCGGTGAAGCCGAACGAGCTGACCCCGGCGCGCCGCGGACGGCCGTCGGTGTGCCAGGGGGTCGCCTCGTCGACGACCTTGACAGGCAGGGTTTCCCACGGGATGTGCGGAGACGGATTACTGAAGTGCAACGTCTTCGGCAGCATCTCGTGCTGCATCGAGAGCACGACCTTGATGAGTCCCGCGACGCCCGCCGCGGACTCCAGGTGCCCGATATTGGTCTTGGCGGTACCCATCAACAACGGCCGGTGCACGTCACGGCCGCGCCCGTACGCCGCAGCGGCCGCCTGCACCTCGATCGGGTCACCGAGCGGAGTGCCGGTGCCGTGCGCTTCCAGGTAGTCGACGTCACCGCCGCCGAGACCGGCGCGGTCCAGGGCGGACGCGATGAGACGTTGTTGGGCACCACCATTGGGGACCGTCAGACCGCTGGAGGCGCCGTCCTGGTTGACCGCGCTGCTGCGGATCACCGCGCAGATCCGATCCCCGTCGCGCTGGGCATCGGAGAGCCGCTTGAGCACCAGCACACCGCAGCCCTCGCTGCGGACGTACCCGTCGGCGGCGGCGTCGAAGGTCTTGCAGCGGCCGTCCGGCGACAGCATCCGGGCCTGCGATGCCGCGACGATGGAGGCCGGGCTGAGCAGGACGTTCACCCCGCCGGCCAGGGCCAGATCACAGTCACCGGAATGCAGTGCCTGGGCGGCCTGGTGGACGGCGACCAGCGATGAACTGCAGGCGGTGTCCACCGCCATGGCCGGGCCCTCCAGGCCGAGGGTGAAGGCGACGCGGCCGGCGATGGCGTTCAGCGCGTTACCGGTGATGAAGTGGGCCTCAAGGTTTTCCACCGAATCGCCCGAGAGTAGGTGGGAGTACTCGTTGGCGCCGACGCCGACGAACACACCGCTTCGGCTGCCGCGCAGGGACGACGGCGCGTATCCGGCGCGTTCGAGTCCCTCCCAGGCGATTTCGAGCATCAGCCGCTGCTGTGGGTCGATCCACATCGCCTCGCGGGGGGAGATGCCGAAGAACTCGGGGTCGAATGTGTCGACGCTGTCGAGGTATCCGCCGTTGCGGGTGTAGATCTTGCCGGGTGTCTGCTGATCGGGGTCGTAGAACTCGTCGACGTCGAACCGGTCCTCGGGGATCTCCCGGATCGCATCGACTCCGCCGGAGAGCAGTTCCCAGTACGCGTCGGGATCCGGTGCGCCCGGGAACCGGCAGGCGACCGCGATGACCGCGATCGGTTCGTCGGTGGCCGCCGACGCCAGCGAGACCGGCTGCGCCTCGGTGCGGCCAGCCGACCGGTCGTTGAGCTTGAGCACGTCGCCGAGCAGGTAGTCGGCCACATCGGACAGGCGCGGGTAATCCATCGCCAGTGTCGCCGGAAGTTCCTGGCCCACCGCGCCTTCCAGGCGGCGCCGCAGTTCGACGGCCATGAGTGAGTCCATGCCGAGGTCGAAGAACCCGGCCTCCTCACGGATATCGGCGGCATCGACCTGGGTCACCTCGGCGACCGCATTGCGCAGATACTCCAGCACGATCTTCTTGCGCTGTTGTACCGGTGCGGTGCTGAGCTGACCGACCAGCGGGGTGGCACCCGAAGCGCGGGTCGGTGCGCTCACCGAGTCGGGCACCTCGCGCGCCACCTCGGCCAACAGCGCACGCGAGCCGGTCTGTAGGTACACCGGAAGGAACTTCGACCAATCGACGCGGGCGAGTACGGATTGCACGCTCGTACCGACCAATACGTCGGCCAGACCGGCCAGCGCATCGGCCGGCGGCAGTGTCCGCACCCCTCGTCGTTCCAGCTGTTCGCGCGCGTGCGGGTCGGCCATGCCGGCCGCCCATGGTCCGAAATTCACGCTGCAACCGGCGATGCCCTGCTCGCGCAGCCGCCAGGTCAGACCGTCGAGGAAGGCATTGGCCGCGCCGTACGCGCTCTGGCCATAGCTGCCCCACACCGACGAGATCGACGATGTGGAGACGAAGAAGTCCAGCGGCAGACCCTCGACGGCTTCGCTCAGATACCAGGCGCCCCACACCTTGCCGCCGAACACCCGATCCAACTCGGCGGCCTCCAGGGTGGCCAGCGGTGTCGTGCTGTTCTCGCCTGCTGCGTGCACGATGCCCGCCAGCGCCGGCAACTCGGCGCGCACCGTCGCGATCAGGTGGGCGATGTCGTGCGGGTTGGCGACATCGGCGGTTATCACGCGCACGGCACAACCGTGCGTGGCCGTGATATCGGCGATGCGCTTCTGTGCCGCCTCGTTCGGTGCACGCCGGCTGGTCAGTACCAGCTGCTTGGCGCCGTGTGCGGCGAGGTGCGCGGCGATCTCAAGGCCGAGCGAGCCCAACCCGCCGGTGATCAGATAGGTTGCCTCGGAACGCAATTCCAGCGGCTTCGGGTTGGGCTGACCGGTGCGCCGGACCAGTCGTGGAACCCAGACCTGCCGACCGCGGAGAACGATCTGGTCCTCACCGCGGGGCAGGCCGGGAATCTGGCGGATCAGTTCCGGCCACTCCTGGGCATCTCCGCTCAGATCGGCGAGCCCACCCCACACCTGGGGATATTCGAGGGCGACCGCGCGGCCGAAACCCCACAGCAGGGTCTGTTCGGGGGCCACCGCATCGCCTTCGGCGACCCGTTGTGCCTGCCGTGTCACGGTCCAGATGGGTGTGCGCACCCCGGCGGTGGCGGCCGCACGGAACAACCGCTGGGTTCCGCCGAGGACCCGGTGCTGCATCCGCAGCAGGGTCTGCATCGACGGGGCGGTGTGGGAGTCCAAGGCGGCGACATGCAGGATGCGGACCTCGGGTTCGTCCTGCACCGCCGAGGCCAGATCGGTCACCAGGCGTTGCTCGTCGGCATCGGAGACCGGGAGTGCCACCAGTCGGTGGCGGTGGCCCATGGCCGCCACGGCATCGACAAGCCCGGCGATGGCCGTCGTGTCGTCACCGATGAGCACCCAGGTGGCGTCCGTTGCCGTCGACGCGGAGCGTGCGCCGGCCTGCTGCCAACGGATCTCGTAACGGGCATCGCCGATCGACTGCGCGTCGCGTTGCCGATTGTGCTGTGCGGCAAGCTTGCTCAGGGCGTCCACGGTTGCCTGATTGACATCGGATCCATCGAGCAGTGCGGCCAGTTCGGCGATTCGGCCGTCTTCGAGCAGTCGAACGGCTTCGGTGCGCGGCGCGTCGTCGGTCCAACCCGTCCGGCCCTTGTCGGCCTGCTTGTCCTTGAACCAGTACTGGCGGTGCTGGAACGGATAGGTGGGCAGGTCGAGCTTGTGCGCCGGCCGGTGCACCACGGCATCGAAATCGGGCAGGTGTCCGGCGATGTAGGCCTGGGCCAATGCGTCGATGACCTGACGATGATCGGCGCCGTTCTGGCGCATGGAGGCGATCGCCCGTGGGGTGTGGGTCGGATCCGGCCAGGCACGCATGGCGGCGGCGGTCAGCACCGGCTGCGGGCCGACTTCCAGCAACACCGCGCATCCGAGTTCGGCCAATGTCGCCACGCTCTTGGCGAATTCGACAGGCTGCCGGGCGTGCCTACGCCAGTAGGCGCCGTCGAGCTTTGCGGTCCTGCCGAGCGCGGCCCCGGTGCGATTGCACACCAGAATTCGTTGCGGCGCCTTGTACTCGAACTGATTGGCAAATGACTCGAAGGCGTCCAGCGCCGGGTCGAGCAGTGCGGAGTGGAACGCATGGCTGGTGTCGAGCCAGTCGCAACGCACTCCGTCGTCGGCCAGCCCGGCGATAGCCTTCTCCAGATCCGTTGCAGGACCGGATAGTACGGTGTTCGCGCCGTTGTAGGCAGCCACCGACAGGCTCGGATACTGATCGACCAGACGCTCGACCCTGTCGGGATCGGCGAAGATGGCTGCCATCCGACCACCGGCAGGCAGCTCACCGAACAGTCGGCCACGTTCGGCGAGCAGTCGGATGCCGTCCTCCATGCTGAAGACGCCGGCGACGCAGGCCGCCGAATACTGGCCGACACTGTGGCCGAGCACGATATCGGGTTGCAGGCCCCAGGATTCCCACAGCCGGGCCAGGCCCATCTCGACCGCGAAGATCGCGGGCTGGGCGTACTGGGTCAGCCGGATCGTCGCGTCACCCTCGGGGGCGTCGAAGATCAGGTCGAGCAACGGGATGTCGAGTGCATTCGCGCATCGGGTCATGGTGTCGGCGAAGACCGGTTCGGTCTCGAAGAGCTGCCGTGCCATCCCGGCGTACTGACTGCCCTGTCCGGGGAACAACCACGCGGTCTTGGGCGCGTCGACGCAGTCACCGCGCACCAGACCCGGCGCGGGGCGGTCGTCGGCCAACGCACCGAGCAGTTCGCGTGCCGATTCCAATGAGTTGACCACCAGCGCGGCCCGGTGCTCGAGGTGGGCCCGGCCGGCGCCGGCGGTCAGGCAGACATCGGCCAGGGTGGCCTCGGGGTGCTCGCCGAGCCAGTTGCGGTACTCCTCGGCGGCCTGCACCAACGCGGCGGGTGTGCGCGCGGACAGCGGCAGCAGCATGAACCGCCGGTCGTCGCCGGCGGCGGTCCCGGCCGGCACGGTTTCGGGCGCTTCCTCGAGGATGACGTGGGCATTGGTGCCGGAGAAGCCGAACGAGCTGACCCCGGCCAGTCGTGGCCGGTCCGAGCGCTGCCAGGCGGTCGCCTCCTCCACGACGCGGACCGGGATGCGGTCCCACGGGATGTGCGGGGATGGGTGCTGGAAGTTCAGGTGCTTGGGCAACTCCTGGTTCTCCAGCGCCAAGACCACCTTGAGCACCCCGGCGATACCGGCGGCGGCCTCCAGGTGGCCGATGTTGGTCTTGGCCGAGCCGATGAGCAGCGGCTGATCGCGGTCCTTGCCGAGGGCGGCCGCGGCGGCCTGGACCTCGATGGGATCGCCGAGGGACGTGCCGGTGCCGTGCGCCTCCAGGTAATCGATATCCCCGGGTGCCACGCCGGCACGGTGCAGCGCCTCGGAGATGACGCGTTGCTGGGCGACGCCGTTGGGAACGGTCAGACCACCCGAGGCGCCGTCCTGGTTGACCGCGCTGCCGCGGATCACGGCGCGGATCCGGTCGCCGTCGCGCACCGCGTCCTCAAGGCGCTTGATCACGATGACACCGCACCCCTCGCCGCGGACGTATCCGTCGGCAGCGGCGTCGAACGTCTTGCACTTGCCGTCGGGAGCCAGCATCCGGGACTGCGAGAACGTGATCATGGTGGCCGGGCTGAGCAGTACGTTCGCGCCGCCCGCCAACGCCATATCGCATTCGCCCAACTGCAGCGCCTGGCAGGCCTGGTGGATGGCGACAAGGGAAGAACTGCAGGCGGTGTCGACGGTGACGGCCGGGCCGTGCAGGCCGAGCCGGTAGCTGATCCGCCCGGCACCGGCGGCGCCCGAGGTGCCGATGGCCAGGTACGCCTCGACCTCGGGATAGTTCAGCTCAGAGGAGGCCATGGCCAGGTAGTCGTGCGTGGACAGCCCGACGAACACGCCGGTCTTGGTGTTGGCCAATGCCGTTGGCGCGGTACCCGAATGCTCGACCGCCCGCCACGAGGTCTCCAGCAGCAGCCGGTGCTGCGGGTCCATCAGGCGCGCCTCGCGGGCGGACACGCCGAAGAACGGTGCGTCGAACCCGGTCACGTCGTCGACGAACCCTGCGCGCCGCGTGACGACCTTGCCCGGCGCCCCTGGATCGGCGTCGAAGAACTCGTCGATGTCCCAGCGGTCCGCCGGGATCGGGGATACCGCGTCACGGCCGCCGCGCAGGACGTCCCAATAGGCGGATGCGTCGGTCGCTCCGGGCAGTCGGGCGGCGTAGCCGATGATCGCGAATCGGGTCGGCTCGGCGTGCTCGGTCTCGGCCATCAGGTGTACTCCCCGCTTCGGTCTGATGAACTGTGGATGATGAGATATGGGTGCCAGGGTCCAGACCCCGTGCAGTGGCCTCGGTTGCCTGTGCAACGATCACTGCCGCTCATCTGCCGGCATTCACCGCCGGTACCTTACTCGGCGGTCAGTATTGCATGTACCGTGCTATCGCACGCGGTTTCATGACCGCCGTCGAGGGCCCCTGCCGGGCGGCCCCGCGTGCCGACAGCCGCTATCGTGAAGTCGCCTTCGGTTTTGCCCATCCGCTCACCGTCGACGCAAAGACCCCGGAGGGACCAGGTTGCACATCGGGAAGATCACGATCGGAACGATCGATGATTGGACGCCGGCCCCAGGTGTCGTGACGTCCTGGCATCCGACCAGCGCGGCGATGGCAAAGGCCCGCCAGGCGCCGGTCAGCTCGGTCCCTGTCAGCTATATGCAGGGACAGCACATCCGCGGCGTCTACGAGCAGGCCGCCAAGGGGTTGGACTACTCGCGGCAGATCATCGCCACCTGCGAGGTCCCGGGCGTCTGCGATATCGATGCGATGAACCACGCCCTGAACTCCTATCTGCGCAGGCATGACACGTACCGCAGTTGGTTCGCCTACGACGGGTCCGGCGATATCGTGCGGCATACCATCGTCGACCCGGCCGATATCGAGTTCGAGCCCATCGTCCACGGTGAGATCACCACCGAGGATGCCCGCAAACACATCGTGGACATCCCGTCGCCGCTGGAATGGGGGTGCTTCTCGTTCGGAATCGTGCAGAGCGAGGATCATTTCGATTTCTACGCCAGCATCGACCACGTCCATGGTGATGCCGCCCTGATCGGTATCACCATGCTCGAGGCGCACGGCATGTACACCTCGCTGACCACCACCGGCCAGCCCATGCCGTTGCCAG
The sequence above is drawn from the Mycolicibacterium neoaurum VKM Ac-1815D genome and encodes:
- a CDS encoding type I polyketide synthase; this encodes MAETEHAEPTRFAIIGYAARLPGATDASAYWDVLRGGRDAVSPIPADRWDIDEFFDADPGAPGKVVTRRAGFVDDVTGFDAPFFGVSAREARLMDPQHRLLLETSWRAVEHSGTAPTALANTKTGVFVGLSTHDYLAMASSELNYPEVEAYLAIGTSGAAGAGRISYRLGLHGPAVTVDTACSSSLVAIHQACQALQLGECDMALAGGANVLLSPATMITFSQSRMLAPDGKCKTFDAAADGYVRGEGCGVIVIKRLEDAVRDGDRIRAVIRGSAVNQDGASGGLTVPNGVAQQRVISEALHRAGVAPGDIDYLEAHGTGTSLGDPIEVQAAAAALGKDRDQPLLIGSAKTNIGHLEAAAGIAGVLKVVLALENQELPKHLNFQHPSPHIPWDRIPVRVVEEATAWQRSDRPRLAGVSSFGFSGTNAHVILEEAPETVPAGTAAGDDRRFMLLPLSARTPAALVQAAEEYRNWLGEHPEATLADVCLTAGAGRAHLEHRAALVVNSLESARELLGALADDRPAPGLVRGDCVDAPKTAWLFPGQGSQYAGMARQLFETEPVFADTMTRCANALDIPLLDLIFDAPEGDATIRLTQYAQPAIFAVEMGLARLWESWGLQPDIVLGHSVGQYSAACVAGVFSMEDGIRLLAERGRLFGELPAGGRMAAIFADPDRVERLVDQYPSLSVAAYNGANTVLSGPATDLEKAIAGLADDGVRCDWLDTSHAFHSALLDPALDAFESFANQFEYKAPQRILVCNRTGAALGRTAKLDGAYWRRHARQPVEFAKSVATLAELGCAVLLEVGPQPVLTAAAMRAWPDPTHTPRAIASMRQNGADHRQVIDALAQAYIAGHLPDFDAVVHRPAHKLDLPTYPFQHRQYWFKDKQADKGRTGWTDDAPRTEAVRLLEDGRIAELAALLDGSDVNQATVDALSKLAAQHNRQRDAQSIGDARYEIRWQQAGARSASTATDATWVLIGDDTTAIAGLVDAVAAMGHRHRLVALPVSDADEQRLVTDLASAVQDEPEVRILHVAALDSHTAPSMQTLLRMQHRVLGGTQRLFRAAATAGVRTPIWTVTRQAQRVAEGDAVAPEQTLLWGFGRAVALEYPQVWGGLADLSGDAQEWPELIRQIPGLPRGEDQIVLRGRQVWVPRLVRRTGQPNPKPLELRSEATYLITGGLGSLGLEIAAHLAAHGAKQLVLTSRRAPNEAAQKRIADITATHGCAVRVITADVANPHDIAHLIATVRAELPALAGIVHAAGENSTTPLATLEAAELDRVFGGKVWGAWYLSEAVEGLPLDFFVSTSSISSVWGSYGQSAYGAANAFLDGLTWRLREQGIAGCSVNFGPWAAGMADPHAREQLERRGVRTLPPADALAGLADVLVGTSVQSVLARVDWSKFLPVYLQTGSRALLAEVAREVPDSVSAPTRASGATPLVGQLSTAPVQQRKKIVLEYLRNAVAEVTQVDAADIREEAGFFDLGMDSLMAVELRRRLEGAVGQELPATLAMDYPRLSDVADYLLGDVLKLNDRSAGRTEAQPVSLASAATDEPIAVIAVACRFPGAPDPDAYWELLSGGVDAIREIPEDRFDVDEFYDPDQQTPGKIYTRNGGYLDSVDTFDPEFFGISPREAMWIDPQQRLMLEIAWEGLERAGYAPSSLRGSRSGVFVGVGANEYSHLLSGDSVENLEAHFITGNALNAIAGRVAFTLGLEGPAMAVDTACSSSLVAVHQAAQALHSGDCDLALAGGVNVLLSPASIVAASQARMLSPDGRCKTFDAAADGYVRSEGCGVLVLKRLSDAQRDGDRICAVIRSSAVNQDGASSGLTVPNGGAQQRLIASALDRAGLGGGDVDYLEAHGTGTPLGDPIEVQAAAAAYGRGRDVHRPLLMGTAKTNIGHLESAAGVAGLIKVVLSMQHEMLPKTLHFSNPSPHIPWETLPVKVVDEATPWHTDGRPRRAGVSSFGFTGTNAHVLLEEAPAALPAEPTDEPEATAREALCVLPLSARSAAGLTALAQRYGGWLAANPDAELTDVAFTAGAGRSHFEHRAAVVASSTAEAKMLLEDLVANRLRPGVVRGECADPPTTAWFFPGQGSQYPGMARELFDTEPVFAETVRSCAQAVDGILPQPLLEVLFGSGREAAETLKHTSFAQPAIFAVEMGLARLWQSWGIEPDVVLGHSVGQYAAACVAGVFSLEDGARLIAERGRLFGSLPAGGRMVAVFADPQYVERAAEAFPRVSVGAYNGRNTVLSGPGEDLEQIVTNCSQEGARCTWLETSHAFHSELLDPVLDEFESFAAQFEYAVPSRPLVCNRTGAVLSAETPIDALYWRRHSRQPVQFTESVRTVAALGCTVLMEIGPQPILTAAALQSWPESAATPRTIVSLRKGANAQRQVADALATAYISGHRPDFSARFHSPAHRLELPTYPFQRRRYWPKASAILSSGGTAASGILGSPKDLASGDTVYSNVFSVKTQPWLAHHVIYGTVVVPGATYASMALAAAGAPARVSDVYFYEPIILPDKAAREVQLTLRTVEDGWKFQVHSRPYGVREAEWSLNADGTLTSGVDIDQPDESTAAPDEAVEHMNRTRPQELFDIFNDLELAWGPTWSSSLRSLWVGDGEAIGDVSVGDELAEHLGSEPIHPVLLDLCTGVAFPAFPAVLAAEQGIHDLFLPLRYGQVQLAAKMPNRFYCRARWHEGPLNSETLVFDLDFVDRDGRVLGGIREFTVKRAPREALLRGLGGDSTRLLYTLGWHEGAAPESATEDSAGTWLIAGFDELAAHRPGAVTIDTPTDPQAWQQAFGAATEHGAGVAGIVWRSKTSAQSDETTAELAVRLEAEVSALLAATQTALAEQTSTLAGGVWILTDGAVATEPGEPVDPVQSALWGFGRTLIAEQPMLRVRMIDGDVSADSWLPAALGTPVTEPEMAVRQGRFLVPRLLHWARNGYLPMPRSEDFVLAPTERGAIDNLRLTEKDVTAPEPHEVQVRIEAAGLNFRDVLNVLGLYPGDPGPIGGDLCGVITEVGEDVTEFEVGQRVFGSMQGAFASRLNVPAQLLATVPDGISSVDAATIPAAALTVRLAFDWAQIKPGDKVLIHAASGGVGLAAVQMARQHGATVFATASTYKRATLRAMGVEYVYDSRTVDFADQILADTDGAGVDVVLNSLTNDGFIEATVRATALGGRFAEIAKRDIWTPAQMAAVRPDIDYEIIALDVTMMSDPDHIQRLMSEVSDGLADGVWTPVPAEVYPLTEARTAFRRMQQARHIGKIVIQMPKPLQPQGDRTYLVTGGLGALGLHTAGYLAQLGAGDIVLTSRRSPDAETQQAIDAITERYHCRVHVFSADIGDEAEVAGVLERIRRELPPLAGVAHLAGVLDDALLPDQNLDRFRKTLGPKAYGAHHLHRLTAGEDLDFFILYSSASAVLGSPSQSNYATANALLDGLVAQRRAAGLPATAVNFGPWGHGGMASSQAAVANLSAQGMMPLEPSAALAALGEAIRHGVGQSTVLKANWQRTAKMLGGIRPPLLDQVLPSGDSAGGGDSELLRQLQELPVAARAGFVTEFLQREVQGFLRLAQPPAATSRFLDLGTDSLMAVELRNRLFGQFGGKFDISPTAVFDYPTIGELGEHLVSQLPDAEAPAESEAKAG